A genome region from candidate division KSB1 bacterium includes the following:
- the gmhA gene encoding D-sedoheptulose 7-phosphate isomerase, with amino-acid sequence MEKSLELVQNHLQKGADLRKTVSEQLSESILQAALVLSDCVENGGKLLICGNGGSAADAQHFAAEFVGRLQRNRPALPAVALSTDTSILTAVANDFSIEHVFKRQVEALGQSNDALVSISTSGNSKNVSRAVHAAKAKKMHTVALLGKSGGELLQLNDYSIVVPSDSSQLIQEIHISIIHMWCELIENIIYPL; translated from the coding sequence GTGGAAAAATCATTAGAGCTTGTACAAAATCATCTGCAAAAAGGAGCGGACCTCCGAAAAACAGTCAGTGAGCAGCTGTCCGAATCGATTCTTCAGGCTGCTCTGGTTTTATCCGATTGTGTCGAAAACGGCGGAAAACTGCTGATCTGCGGCAACGGAGGCAGCGCTGCGGACGCCCAGCATTTTGCAGCAGAGTTTGTGGGGCGGCTTCAGCGCAACCGCCCTGCGCTTCCGGCGGTTGCCCTGAGCACTGATACTTCGATCTTGACCGCTGTCGCCAATGATTTTTCCATCGAACATGTATTTAAACGCCAGGTTGAGGCCTTGGGACAATCGAATGACGCGCTGGTTTCGATCAGCACCAGCGGAAATTCAAAAAATGTGAGCCGGGCGGTACACGCAGCCAAAGCAAAAAAAATGCACACTGTTGCACTGTTGGGAAAATCCGGTGGGGAACTTTTACAGCTTAATGATTATTCAATAGTTGTACCGTCTGACAGTTCTCAATTGATTCAGGAAATTCATATCAGTATTATTCACATGTGGTGCGAATTGATCGAAAACATTATCTATCCTTTATAA